The sequence ATCTGGCTACGCGATACCGGGCCGCTGATCGTGTCCCATGGCCAGGCCCGCCGCGCGGTCCGCTTCGCCTTTAACGGGTGGGGCGGCAAATACCGCATGAAGGGCGACGAGACGATTGGCGCACAGCTGGCGAGCGATGCCGGCCTGCCGCTCGATACGCAGCCTTACGTGCTGGAAGGCGGGGCGGTGGATGGCGACGGGACCGGGTTGGTCCTGACGACCGAGCAATGTTTACTCAACCCCAACCGCAACCCTGCCTTGACGCGCCAAGAGATCGAAAGCCGCCTTGCCAGCGATCTGGGTTTTGCGCGCACGATCTGGCTGGGCGAGGGTTTGCTGAACGATCATACCGACGGCCATGTCGATAATCTCGCCCGCTTCGTTGCGCCGAGCGAAGTGGCGCTGCCGGTGGCCAGCGGCAAGGCCGATCCCAACCGCGCAGTGTATGACGATGCCCGCGAGCGGCTCGGCGCGGCAGGGCTGAAAGTGCACGACATCCCCTCCCCCGGCCTGATCACATCCGCCGACCATGTGGAACCGGCGAGCTATGCCAATTTCGCGGTCACCACGCAGCTGGTCGTGGTGCCGACATTCGGCACGGTCCATGACGACGATGCGGTGGAGGCGATCGGCGCGCTGTTCCCGGACCGGGCGGCGATCGGGCTGCCTGCCGGCGCGGTGCTGGCCGGGGGCGGCGGATTTCACTGCGCCAGCCAGCAAATGCCCAGCCCGACCTCAGCCTAATCTCAGCCCGACCCCAGCGTGACCCCAGCGTGACCTAGCGCGCTGCGGTTCAGCGACAGCCCCTTAACGCTTCCTTAGGCCGCAGCGGCGAAAATGGCATCCATGCACAAAGCTATTGCCGCCCGGATAGACCTGACCGACACGCTGGCTGCGCTGCGCATCATCTTGGTAAGCGGCTGCGGACTGGCACTGGTAATGGCCGGAAACCCGCTCCCGCTCTGACGATATTCAGGCGACCAGCTTGACCAGCGCCGCTGCCGCAGCTGCGCCCAGCACCAGCGCCGTGAACCCGCGCCAGACCGACTCGCTGACCTTGCCGAAAGCCAGCGTGCCCAGCCAATTGCCGACGATCACAACCGGGAACAGGATCAGTGCGAGGATCAGCTGGCCCCAGCGCAGCTCCCCGATGGCAAGGCCCGAGCCCAGCCCGGCAAAGGCCGCGATGGTGAAGATCAGCAGCATCGAGGCCTTGGCCATCGTGCGCTTGATGTCGCGCCCGACATAATAGGGCACCACCGGCGGGCCGGGCATCCCGGCAAAGCCGGTCAGCAGCCCGCTCGATACGCCCGTCAGCACGGTATTCACCCGGCCCGGCAAATCCGCTGCACGCTTGGGCAGCAGGATCGCGCCGAATGCCGAGAGCGCCACCAGCGCGATCAGGAACGTGGCCAGGTCGCGCGGAGTTGCGGCCAGCAGGATCAGCCCCGGCGCGGTCGATAACAGCACCAGTCCGGACAGTGTCCAGGCCGATCTTTCCGCCGTGCGCGTGATCCAGCGGATTTCGGTCAGGCCGAGGAACAGGGCGACGAAATTGGTCACCAGGACCGCCTCCACCGGGGTCAGCGCCAGGGCCAGCACCGGCACCATCAGGATTGCCATGCCGAAACCTGCCAGTCCGCGCACGAAGGCGGCGGCAAATGTGGCGGTTATCGCGACCGCGATCTGGAGGGCGGTGAAGCCCGCAAGCGCTTCCATGTTATCGAGGGTCCGGCATATTACCTTAGGTCCGGCGCCTTCGCCTCGCCTGTCAGCATTGCCAGCGCCTCGTCCAGCGGCATAACCCGCTGGTCTTTGCCGCCCAGGGTACGCAGCGCGACGGTGCCTTCTTCCGCCTCGCGCTTGCCGACAACCAGCAGATAGGGAACCTTGGCCAGGCTGTGTTCGCGCACCTTGTAGTTGATCTTCTCGTTACGCAGGTCGCTTTCGGCGCGCAGCCCGGCCGCCTTCAACTTTGCGGTTACTTCGCCCGCATAATCGTCCGCGTCGGACACGATGGTCGCCACCACCGCCTGCACCGGGGCGAGCCACAGCGGCAACTTGCCCGCGAAATGTTCGATCAGCACGCCGATGAAACGTTCGAACGTGCCGAAGATCGCGCGGTGGAGCATCACCGGGCGGTGGCGATTGCCATCTTCGCCGACATAGGTCGCATCGAGCCGTTCGGGCAGCACGCGGTCGCCCTGGATCGTGCCGACCTGCCAGGTCCGACCGATCGCGTCGGTCAAGTGCCATTCCAGCTTGGGAGCATAGAACGCGCCTTCGCCTTCCAGCTCCTCCCACCCATATTCGTCATTGGCCATGCCCGCCTCGGCCACCGCGTCGCGCAGTTCCTGTTCGGCCTTGTCCCACATTTCATCGCTGCCAAACCGCTTTTCCGGACGCAGGGCCAGCTTGACCTGATAGTCGAAGCCGAAATCTGAATAGACCTCGTGAACCAGGCTGCAGAACTGGCGCACTTCGCCGACCACCTGATCCTCGGTGCAGAAGATATGTGCATCGTCCTGCGTGAACTGGCGCACGCGCATGATGCCGTGCAGCGCGCCATGCGGTTCATTGCGGTGGCAGCAGCCCATCTCGCCCAGCCGGATCGGCAGGTCGCGGTAGGATGTGATGCCCTGTTTGAACACCAGCACATGCGCCGGGCAGTTCATCGGCTTGATTGCCATCCAGTCGGCATCGTCCGCCACTTTCGGAGCAGCGCCGGTTTCGCCAGCTTCGTCCACATCGGGCACGATATCGGGCACGGCAAACATGTTTTCCGCATATTTGCCCCAGTGTCCGGACTGGGTCCATTGGCGCACATCCATCAGCTGCGGCGTCTTGATCTCGCGATATCCGGCCTTGTCCATCTTGCGGCGCATATAGGCTTCCAGCTCGCGCCAGATGACATAGCCCTTGGGGTGCCAGAACACGCTGCCATGGGCCTCTTCCTGCAAGTGGAACAGGTCCATCTCGCGGCCCAGCTTGCGGTGATCGCGCTTGGCGGCTTCCTCCAGCCGGACGAGGTGCTGGCTGAGCTGTTTGCGGTTGAGCCAGCCGGTCCCGTAAATCCGGCTGAGCTGCGGGTTGCGCTGGTCGCCGCGCCAAT comes from Alteripontixanthobacter sp. and encodes:
- a CDS encoding agmatine deiminase family protein; the encoded protein is MPAEWAPQDWLWIGFPHDEAEWPGVLALAQEQIAAFANAVAESGQEVRLLVRDAANEARARALTSGAVRLERREYGDIWLRDTGPLIVSHGQARRAVRFAFNGWGGKYRMKGDETIGAQLASDAGLPLDTQPYVLEGGAVDGDGTGLVLTTEQCLLNPNRNPALTRQEIESRLASDLGFARTIWLGEGLLNDHTDGHVDNLARFVAPSEVALPVASGKADPNRAVYDDARERLGAAGLKVHDIPSPGLITSADHVEPASYANFAVTTQLVVVPTFGTVHDDDAVEAIGALFPDRAAIGLPAGAVLAGGGGFHCASQQMPSPTSA
- a CDS encoding sulfite exporter TauE/SafE family protein, which encodes MEALAGFTALQIAVAITATFAAAFVRGLAGFGMAILMVPVLALALTPVEAVLVTNFVALFLGLTEIRWITRTAERSAWTLSGLVLLSTAPGLILLAATPRDLATFLIALVALSAFGAILLPKRAADLPGRVNTVLTGVSSGLLTGFAGMPGPPVVPYYVGRDIKRTMAKASMLLIFTIAAFAGLGSGLAIGELRWGQLILALILFPVVIVGNWLGTLAFGKVSESVWRGFTALVLGAAAAAALVKLVA
- the thrS gene encoding threonine--tRNA ligase, whose product is MTKMLKINLPDGSVREVEPGATPADIAAAIGPGLAKAAMAARVDGEVRDIMRPFEGDAKLELITSRDEEDALELVRHDYAHVLAEAVQAIWPETQITFGPATDDGFYYDFAPSEERGPFTEEDLPVIEDKMREIIAADKPLIREEWTRDDLIAWFNSQGETFKAEWAAELPEGEPLTVYHSGEKGAEGTWLDLCRGPHLASTGKLDPKAFKLMRVSGAYWRGDQRNPQLSRIYGTGWLNRKQLSQHLVRLEEAAKRDHRKLGREMDLFHLQEEAHGSVFWHPKGYVIWRELEAYMRRKMDKAGYREIKTPQLMDVRQWTQSGHWGKYAENMFAVPDIVPDVDEAGETGAAPKVADDADWMAIKPMNCPAHVLVFKQGITSYRDLPIRLGEMGCCHRNEPHGALHGIMRVRQFTQDDAHIFCTEDQVVGEVRQFCSLVHEVYSDFGFDYQVKLALRPEKRFGSDEMWDKAEQELRDAVAEAGMANDEYGWEELEGEGAFYAPKLEWHLTDAIGRTWQVGTIQGDRVLPERLDATYVGEDGNRHRPVMLHRAIFGTFERFIGVLIEHFAGKLPLWLAPVQAVVATIVSDADDYAGEVTAKLKAAGLRAESDLRNEKINYKVREHSLAKVPYLLVVGKREAEEGTVALRTLGGKDQRVMPLDEALAMLTGEAKAPDLR